GCCCGCACACACTAACACGCGCCCTGTAGGAACGAGGCTTGCCCGCGAATGCGGTATATCAGTCACATGGATGTCGACTGGCACACCGCGTTCGCGGGCAAGTCTGATCGCCGCACCGCTCGCTCCTACAAAATCATGTGTCACCCCTCCCCCGTATAAACCCTATATAATGTGCGCTTTTTAGCCATCCTGAATCCAAGGAGCTTTAGTGAGCACGTTGCCACCCTGCCCGAAATGCAATTCCGAATACACTTACGAAGACGGCGCACAGCTGATCTGCCCGGAGTGCGCCCATGAGTGGTCCGTCAGCGGCGAAGCCGAAGCGGCCTCCGATGACACCGTGAAAAAGGATTCGGTCGGCAATGTCCTGCAGGACGGCGATACCATCACCGTGATCAAGGACCTCAAGGTCAAAGGCACGTCGCTGGTGGTCAAGGTCGGCACCAAGGTCAAGAACATCCGCCTGTGCGATGGCGACCACGACATTGACTGCAAGATCGACGGCATCGGTCCGATGAAACTCAAATCCGAGTTCGTCAGAAAAGTCTGATCCTGCTGTATCCCATCCCACGCCCAGTGTGGGATGGTGCTTCGCCCTTCCCCGCACCACCCAGCATTCCTGCACAGTAGCCAAACACCAATCGTTTTGACGCTCAGCAATTCACCGCAGAAAAAACACAAACCGCCAATAGACCCTTGCTATTTGACGAATAAGAATTATTCTCATTGAAACCCCTCAAAGGAGATGAGCGTCATGACTTATTTGATCGATGCCTGGCTGGACCGCCCACAGCCCTACCTCAGAATCCTGCATCGGGAAACCGGTGAAGTCTGTGCGGTGCTTGAAGAAGAAGCCTTGAACGAGCTGCAGGATCAGGGTGATCTGGACGTCAATGGCCTGAGTTCCAGCGAGCCGGTGGTGCTCAAGGAACTGGTGCGCAATCTGTTTCTGTTCTGCTATGCCCGGGCGTTGCGCCCGACGAATGAGCTGCATCACAAGATCGAAATATGAGTAACACTGCAAATCTCTGTAGGAGCGAGCGGTGCGGCGATCCGACTTGCCCACGAAGGCATCAACTCGGTTTCAAGCTCAAACCGAGTTGCCTGCTTCGCGAGCAAGTCGGATCGCCGCACCGCCCGCTCCTACAGGATCACGGGATTACAGAACGTCGAGCAGTTCGACGTCGAATACCAGAACGCTGTGCGGCGGAATGCTGCCAACGCCTTGAGCGCCGTAAGCCAGTTCGCTCGGCACGTACAGACGCCATTTGCTGCCGGCATTCATCAGTTGCAGAGCTTCGGTCCAGCCTGCGATAACGCCACCAACCGGGAATTCTGCAGGTTGACCACGATCGTAGGAGCTGTCGAACACAGTGCCGTCGATCAGGGTGCCGTGGTAGTGAGTGCGCACTTGATCTTCACGGGTTGGCTTGGCGCCTTCGCCCTGGGTCAGCACTTCGAATTGCAGGCCGGAAGCCAGGGTGGTGATGCCTTCGCGCTTGGCGTTTTCAGCCAGGAATGCCAAACCTTCGCCAGCAGCCGCTTCAGCCTGGGCGGCAGCTTCTGCTTGCATGATTTCGCGGATCACCTTGAAGCTGGCGGACATTTCGTCCTGACCCACGCGGCTTGGCTTGCCGGCGAACGCGTCGGTCAGGCCAGCCAGGATTGCGTCCAGGCTAACGCCCGGTGGCGGGTTGTCACGCAGCTGGTCGCCCAACTGACGGCCAATGCCGTAGCTGACGCGGGTTTCGTCGGTGGACAGATTTACTTCGGACATGACACTGCTCCGCTGTGCGGACGGCCCTGGAACTTGCCGTGGCGTGCACAGCGCATCCCGGAGCGCCCGGAATCAAAAGGGCGAGCAGACTAGCACAGATGCCGCCACGTTTGAGCTGCGTCAGCGCTGTTACACAGAACGGAAGGTGCTCGGTACTTTCGGGCTTTCCTCGGCGCTGGCACCGCACATTTCGTCATGAGCCGGGGTATGTACAACGTTGAATGACTTGGGACAGGCGTGAAGCACTTCACGCGCATGCTCGACCGAGCGCAGCTGCAATATCTCGCCGTGGGCATCGAGCAATGGATACGCCGCGCCATGCATCCGAGCTTCCAGCAGGTAGAACACGCCTTCCATCGAGATCAGGTTCAGTTCATCGATCTTTCCGGCGACGGCATACGCATTCAATTCTTGCAAAGTCATGAGCGCACCTCACGCTGTGGCGAGCCAGGATCTCTACATGGATATGC
The window above is part of the Pseudomonas sp. B21-048 genome. Proteins encoded here:
- a CDS encoding DUF6482 family protein, with translation MTLQELNAYAVAGKIDELNLISMEGVFYLLEARMHGAAYPLLDAHGEILQLRSVEHAREVLHACPKSFNVVHTPAHDEMCGASAEESPKVPSTFRSV
- a CDS encoding FKBP-type peptidyl-prolyl cis-trans isomerase; its protein translation is MSEVNLSTDETRVSYGIGRQLGDQLRDNPPPGVSLDAILAGLTDAFAGKPSRVGQDEMSASFKVIREIMQAEAAAQAEAAAGEGLAFLAENAKREGITTLASGLQFEVLTQGEGAKPTREDQVRTHYHGTLIDGTVFDSSYDRGQPAEFPVGGVIAGWTEALQLMNAGSKWRLYVPSELAYGAQGVGSIPPHSVLVFDVELLDVL
- a CDS encoding zinc ribbon domain-containing protein YjdM; the protein is MSTLPPCPKCNSEYTYEDGAQLICPECAHEWSVSGEAEAASDDTVKKDSVGNVLQDGDTITVIKDLKVKGTSLVVKVGTKVKNIRLCDGDHDIDCKIDGIGPMKLKSEFVRKV